GATTTCGGCGCCAGGGGTCTCCTCTGGGCTAAGCTGGGCGACGACGGCTGGCAGTCGAGTATTGCGAAGTATCTGAATGACGAACAGAAAAAGGCCGTCCAGGAAAAGCTTGGTATGGATAAAGGTGATGCGGCGGTCTTCATTGCGGGAGACGCTGCCATGGTAAATGCAAGCCTCGGTGCGCTCAGACTTCATGTCGGGGCGAAGCTTGGTATGATTCCCGAAAACGAGTTCAGCGCATTATGGGTCATCGACTTTCCTCTGTTCGAGTACAACAAGGAGGAGAAGAGACTTGTTGCAGTACACCATATGTTCACGGCGCCTCACGAATCAGATCTGGGCCTTATGGACACAGACCCGTTGAAGGTTCGTGCACAGGCTTATGATATGGTCATTAACGGAAGCGAAGTAGGCGGCGGAAGTGTACGTATCCACAGAAGGGATGTCCAGCAGAAGGTTTTCAATTCGATCGGCTTTACCGAAGAGGAGGCAAAAACCAAGTTCGGCTTCCTGCTCGAGGCGCTGGAGTTCGGTGCACCCCCGCACGGCGGAATCGCGTTCGGCCTGGACAGGCTGGTGATGCTTCTTGCCGGGGCCTCGTCGCTCAGGGATGTCATAGCTTTTCCCAAGACGCAGAAGGCGTATTGCCAGATGACTGATGCGCCTTCGGAGGTTAATTCGGCCCAGCTTACCGAACTGGGAATTAACCTGCTGGATGTCAAATCATGAAAAGGTTATCATTTTTTATACTGATTCTACTTATGGCGGCAGGGTGCGCCACGACATCAAAGGATAAGAAACCGGCCGGTCCTGTCCAGAAACCTGAGACGGAGGAGGCTTTGATTTCCGAGAGCCTTGAATGTTTCAAAATTGCGGCAGAGGCCAGAAAGAAGGGCAATACCAGCGATGAAAAGGCGGCGCTTGATCTTGCGCTTAAATATCTCAGGGGTGTTGATAGTGAAAACCGACAGATTCTTAACGATTCAACAGAGAGATTGCGCAGCATAATAGCCATCTCGGGTTTTGAATATGCATCAAAGGAATCCAACGAATTGTTTTTGGTCTATATGGAAATGCAGAACGCCTATGCCGATAATGACAGTGAGAAGATGAAAGCCCTTAAGGCGACTTTTGACGCCAAGTTTGAAAATGCAAGGGCCGCTACGGCAGAGGCAAAGCAGAAAAAGATTGAAGCCCTCGGGAAAGAAGTGGTCATAAAAAAAGACGATACAAGAAAGCAGGGGGAGCCGGATTCAAGTTCCACCCTTCCATCTGTATATACTGTCAAGAAGGGGGATACCCTTCCCAGTGTTGCTTCAAGGCATGATATCTATAACGACTCGTTCATGTGGCCCCTCATATACAAGGCCAACAGGGATCAGATTAAAGACCCCAAGGTGCTTTATGGCGGACAGGAGCTTAAAATACCAAGAGACATGAGTCTCGAAGAAATAATTCAGGCGCGCAGGGAAGCAGGTGCAGGTGAACCTGAAAAGATTCCAAAGGATGCATTGATTCCAAGGAGGACCAAGTAAGATGGCAAGATGGGACGATAAATTGAAGCTGTTCTACTACACGCCTGGCAAGAATTTTCCGTCGGGCATCGAGGACAGGAAAGAAGGAAATTATTACCGTAATATTTTCAATTACGAGGAAGTTCCCAAAATAGATTTCGACATGAGGATCATCCCGGTTCAGCCCGCCGATGATATATTTATCACGGATACGACATTCAGAGACGGCCAGCAGTCTATGACGCCTTTCTCTGTGAAACAGATAGAGACAATCTTCGATTTCCTGAGCAGGATCAGCGGAGAGAATGGTCTCATAAGGATGAGTGAATTCTTTCTTTATACGAAAAAAGACAAGGCTGCAGTGGAGGCATGCCGGGGAAAAGGTTACAAATATCCGAAGATTACGTCATGGATAAGGGCCCACAAGGATGACCTCAAGCTTGTCAAGGAAATGGAGATGGATGAGACGGGCATACTGACCTCGGTCTCCGATTATCACATATATCTAAAGATGGGGCTCGACCGGAAAAAAGCTCTTGACGAGTATCTGGGGATCGTCAAGGAGGCCCTTGCTCTCGGTGTGATACCCAGGTGTCATTTTGAAGATGTGACGCGAGCCGACATATTCGGGTTTTGTGTACCCCTGGCCAGGGAGCTTATGAAGCTCAGCGAAGAGTCCGGGATAGACGTCAAGATAAGGTTGTGCGACACGATGGGATATGCCGTGAGCTTTCCGGGAGCGGCACTGCCAAGATCGGTTGACAAACTGGTAAGGGCGTTTATCGATGATGCAGGAGTACCCGGCAGGCTTCTTGAATGGCATGGGCATAACGACTTTCATAAAGGGCTAGTCAATGCAACCACTGCATGGCTTTACGGCTGCCACGCCGTCAATTGCGCCATACTCGGATTCGGTGAAAGGACGGGCAACACCCCCCTCGAGGCCATGGTGTTCGAATATCTGCAGTTAAGGGGTATGGATAAGAGCGTGAATACGGTCGCCGTGACCGAGTTGGCCAATTATGTGAATTCGGAAATGAACTATAACATACCGCCTAATTTCCCTTATGTTGGGGAGAACTTTAATGTGACAAGGGCCGGCATACACGCCGACGGTCTGGTCAAGAACGAGGAAATCTACAATATCTTCGATACCGCCAAGATACTCGGTAAACCCATAGCAATAGCAATCACGGACAAGTCGGGAAAAGCGAGCCTCGTGCACTGGATAAACAACCATTACAAGCTTGACAAAGACAGTCTCATTGACAAAAGACATCCCGGCATCACGAAGATGTATCAGCAGATTATAAAGGAATATGAGGACGGCCGCATGACCACGATGAGCGACGAAGAGCTGGAAAAGCTTACCATGCGCTTTATCCCGCAGCTCTTCCTGTCAGGCTTTGACCTTATCAAGGCTGAGGTCTCGGAATATGCCAGCAAGCTTATCGAGAAGCTCCTTGAAAACAAGAATATGACCAGCATGAAGCGCGACAGGATGGAGGAGGCGCTCACCGAATTCATCGAGCAATACCCGTTCATTCAGTTTGCCTATGTAACCGATATGAAGGGTATCAAGGTGACGCGCAACATTACGCAGCCTGAATACCGCGGACATTTCCTGCATAAGATAAAGGAGCATGAGGACTGCTCCGACCGCGAGTGGTTCAGAAATACGGTCGAGGACGGCAAGCTTCATGTGAGCGGCATCATGTCATCAAGAATAACCGGGGCCCTTATCATGACCGTCTCTGCGCCGATAACTAATGAAGATGATGATATGATCGGTGTTCTGGGTCTGGATATACGCTTTGAAGACGTGGTCAAGGTCATCCAGAGCGTCTATGAATCCCAGGGCATGGCCATGAGCCCAAGGGACATTCATAAGTACCACGCCCTGATGTGGGAGGAGATGAATAAACAGATATAAAAAAAAGTGGTGAGTTGTGAGTGGGAAGTGGTGAGTTGATATAAATTCCATTCATTTTACTCATTAATGGTATTTCAAAGTTCACGACAATAATTTGAGGGAGAGAAAATGACTGGAAGCAAGATTACTTTCGAGAATGGAAAACTGAATGTGCCCGATAATCCGGTAATATGTTTTATCGAGGGCGACGGAATCGGCCCGGATATATGGAAGGCTTCACAGGCCGTGATGGATGCGGCTGTGGAGAAGGCGTATGCAGGAAAGAAAAAGATATCATGGCACGAGGTCCTTGCAGGAGAGAAGGCTTTCAATAAAACAGGCAAATGGCTTCCCGAAGAAACGCTTAAAGACCTTGAGGAATATCTTGTGGGCATAAAGGGCCCCCTGACGACTCCGGTGGGCGGAGGCATAAGGAGCCTTAATGTCACGCTAAGGCAGGTGCTTGACCTTTATGCCTGTGTGCGGCCGGTGAAGTATTACGAAGGCACGCCTGCCCCGGTGAAAAGGCCCGAACTCGTCGATATAACAGTATTCAGGGAGAACACCGAAGACGTCTATGCTGGCTTCGAATGGCAGCAGGGGACGGAAAAGGCGGAAAAGCTGATTAACTTCCTGAACAACGAACTCGGGACAAAGATAAGGCCTGATTCAGGTGTCGGCATAAAGCCTATCTCCATAACCGGAACAAAGCGCCTTGTCCGCATGGCGATGGAATTTGCGGTCAGGATGAAGAAGCCTGTTCTGACTCTGGTACACAAGGGCAATATCATGAAATATACCGAGGGCTCTTTCAGGGACTGGGGATATCAGCTTGTCAGGGACGAATTCTCGGATGTCGCGGTAATCGAAAGCGAACTCAATGGTGCGAAGGTCCCTGAGGGCAAGGTTCTTGTAAATGACCGCATTGCGGATTCCATGTTCCAGCAGGTGCTTTTGAGGCCCTCCGAATACAGCGTTCTGGCGGTTCCGAACCTGATAGGCGATTTCATATCCGATGCGCTGGCCGCTCAGGTAGGCGGACTCGGCATGGCCCCTGGCGCGAACATAGGCATTCCGGTTGCGGTGTTCGAGGCGACACACGGTACGGCTCCCAAATATGCCGGACAGGACAAGGTCAATCCCGGATCTCTCATGCTCTCAGGCGCCATGATGCTCGATCATATCGGCTGGGTGGAAGCGGCAGACCTTGTCAGAAAGGGCATAGCTCAGGCCATATCCGATAAAAAAGTCACCTATGACCTTGAAAGACAGATGGACGGTGCAACGCTGGTAAGCTGTTCGGGATTTGCAAACGCAATAATCGAAAGAATGTAAAAAAGATACCAGAGGTTTTGAATTGGTGCTGCATCAGATACAGATGCAGCACCAAGAATTATTCTCTTTGATTATTTCTTTCCCCTGATCTCTTCACCGGGCCTGTATTCCTTTTCCAGATGCTGACGTATTTCGGACTCATCGCGCCACACGGGTTTGAGCTGACACTTAACGAAGAGAGGCGCCTGGTCCGCATAATGCGGCGATGACTCATCCAGCGTGGCGCTGCCGTACTGATGGATGCTCTCGGAGTGAACCAGCCCGTTTTTGTCCCAACTGACCATAAGGATATAGGAGTCACCTTCTTTTCCCTTTAACCGTCCGTCTTTCTGAAGATCGCCATCCACTGCATGAAGCACGTCAGGGCCTCCGCCGAGACCCAGATCGACATGTCCCCTTATCAGCCTGTTGACCTGATTCCATTCGACATCAACTCTGCCGAAGTTCTTTTTCAAGGTAGCAGCCGCCTTTTCGAATCCGGCTCTCATTTGTTCATCAGTGATATCCTTGACTTCAGGTTTTCCCTTTGTGGCCACAATGTTCATATAGCTCAGCACCGCCAGTGCCGCACCACGGCTCTCAGGATTTGTCTGAAGATCCCAGTTGCATAGGGTGGTCCTTGCATCCTTGAGCGTATTTTCGTCAGGTTCAGGAAGGGCAAGGATACGGCTTACCATCCCGGCCATCTTGGACTGAGGGGCATAGGCCATGTCGTATTTGTAGGTGTAAAAAGCCTTTTCAGTAATCGAAGGATCGGCTCCCAGAAGTGCAAGCGCCCTCATTGAGCGGTTGGTCATGCGGTCTTCTATGCCGAATTCCGGGGCGTAATCCTCTTTTTTCGGATTCTCAGGGTCAAGGGTCGTATGGAAGGGGGTATTGTTGCAGTTAATGACAAAGCCGGAAGCCGGATTTTTAACCTGCGGGAGTTTGTCATACGGCAGATACTCAGTCCACAGCGTTTGCGAGGTATTGCCCGGCACGGTCTTTTTCCAGTCGAAGCCTTTGGCCCTCAGCGGCAGAAGCGCCTGATAGTGGTAGAGGATATTTCCCTCCTTATCTGCATATGTGCAGTTGAACATGGGCAGCGTCGACATGCGCACGGCCTGTTCCCATTGATCCATTGTGTGTGCCTTGTTCATCCGGTACCACTGTTCCACCTGTCGAATGTCTCCCATGCCCGCCCAGCGGATGGCATAGACCCCGTGCGGCCTGCGTACTACCGGCCCGTAAACGGACCAGCAGACTTCCATGTTTACAGTCCAGTGGATAGGCCCAAACAACTTTACCCGGATGGGGGCCTTGCGTACCTCCAGATCGCGCCACTGCCCGTCAAAGCGGTACTGATTGGGGTTATCGGGATTGATATCAAGGACATAGGTATCCACCAGATCGGGATAGTTATTCGTATGCGCCCAGCCCAGGTATTCATTGTGGCCGTGAAAAACAACGGGAGAGCCGGGAAATATCCCGCCGGTCATGTTCCATCCCTCGTCGCTGTGCACCTGCACTTCATACCAGGTCACAGGCCCCTCCCAGGGCTGGTGCGAGTTGATTGCCAGAAGGGTCTTGCCGTCGGCAGCGCGCTTCGGGGATACCGCAAAGGCGTTTGAACCAGCTCTGGTACCGTAAAGTGAGAAGTTCTCGTTTTTAAATGACAAAGCGAGCGTGTTATCTGCTGTTGAGACAGCAGGTTTTTTATCCTTGAAGAGATCTTCCAGCACTTTGTCTGCTCCCACCATCAAGGGCATCTTGTGTACAAAGCCTGCTACGATATGCTTTCCGCTGACCGGGGGGAGTCCGGGTAACACCTCATCAGGATGAAGGGCTGCATAATAATTGACGCCGTCGGCATATGCCTCGCAAAGCGCTCTCGTCTCAGGGCTTAAGTCTGTCTCGTATTTTTCATTGACGGTATCCCACAATCGCATGAGCTGCACCAGATAATCGTTTCCGGCCCATTTTTTTCCGGCAATTGTTGCGAGCCTGCCGTTCACTGCCATCAACACCAGCTGGCTCGTCTTGAAATCATCTTCAGCTTGCGCATAAGCTAGACCGAAAGCCGCATCCGTATCCTTCTTGCCGAATATGTGCGGCACACCCCAACTATCGCGCAGGATCCGCACATCGTATCTGGCAGCTGTCCTGGACGGGTCGACTTCAGAGGCATTGACGGTACTGGTTAAAATCAGGCTCAGGGTGGTTATTAAAATTACGGAAATGCAGGAATATGAATTGATTCTCTTGTACATATCTCCTCCGTGAAAAACTTTAAGCGAAAAAAGGTATATAAAGTTATGCCGGTCTGAAATTTATGACTTCTTTTTACCCAGCAGGTATCCGAAGCCCAGACCGATTATGAATGTACCTGAAACTATTATCCACTTGGGTCCGGAAAAGAGCGTCCAGATGAGAAATTGAAAGGATGTCTGCTCGAAGTTCTGGAGGATGAAAATGATTCCGAATAGGATAACAATGCCTATTATTATCCATTTCGAGTTTGACTTTATCCCGTCAACATCCATCTTTAAACACTCCGAGTTAAATAGATGAAAGAATATTGCATGTGCGGGCTTGAAGTGTCAACAGACTTTAGACCTGAAAAATAAAAATCCCGCCTGAATAACGGCGGGATTTTGCAGCCGGCAGGATATTTTATGCCTGGGTTGAGGTTTCGTTGAATTTCTTTGTAAGCCTTGATATCTTGCGTGATGCGGTGTTTCTGTTCAACACGCCCTTGTTCACAGCGCTGTCAAGTTTTGCAACCGCTGTCTTGAACGTAGCCCTTGCTTCATCTGTGTTCTTTTCTTCAAGCAGGGTGAATGCCTTTTTTATGGTTGTATTGATGGTGGACCTGGTGCTCTTATTTTTTATACGCCTTTTTTCGCTCTGCTTGACCCTTTTTAATGCAGACGGATTGTTTGCCATATCTTTGTATATCCTCCTAATTATTCTCGCTGTGAGCTAAAACCTAATATATAGGGCTTAAATATATGTCAAGGTTTTTATAGTGCAGGGTTTCAATCAGGCAAAAAAAAAGCAGGTCCTTGGCGACCTGCAACATATGAGGAGGTTCTACGGGGAATGAACCTTGAAGAACCTATTATTCCATATCGGTATGATTTAAAAATACTTAACAGTTTTTTTTATTTTTTTTGAAATTTTTTTTATTCTCTTTTTTTGATATATTATTCCAATGAGGAAATCCGCTCAGCCGCTAGCTTTCAGGATAAGGCCAATCAGCCTTGATAACCTCATCGGACAGGCCCAGGCGAAAAAATATATTACCGATTTTCAAAAAGGCGCCGCCAAGTCAGCCATATTATGGGGTCCCCCGGGCAGCGGTAAGACCACTGTAGCAACGATTATCAGCAACCTGTTCCCTGAAAGGTTCAATTCTCTGAGTGCCGTAACGAGCGGACTTCAGGAATTGAGAAAGGTAACCGGCGACGCCGATAACAAGGCCGAAACCCCGATTGTTTTCATCGACGAGATACACCGCTATAATAAGGCACAGCAGGATGCGCTATTGCCCCATGTGGAGAGCGGAAGAATAATATTTATCGGCGCAACTACTGAAAATCCTTCTTTTTCCATTATTTCCCCACTCCTTTCAAGGGCAAGGGTCGTTGTGCTCAAATCACTTTCAACAAAAGAAATCCTCATAATTCTGGAAAGGGCGCTTACTGACGAATCACTCAAAACCCTTGGAAAGGAAATAGAACCGGACGCTCTTGCCTCTATAGCCTCGGCGGCAGACGGTGATGCGAGGGCAGCGCTTAACCTTCTTGAATTCATAGTAACGAGGTCGGAGGATTCCGTCATCAGAAAGGCTGACCTGGCCGGGCTGCTTGAAAGGCCGCTTTATCATGACAGGATGGGAGATTATCACTATGACCTCATAAGCGCGTTTCATAAATGCGTACGTGCCTCCGATGTCGATGCCAGTGTTTACTGGCTTGCAAGGATGATGGAAGCAGGCGAGGACAGGCTCTACATACTGAGGCGCATGATCCGGATGGCCTCCGAGGACATCGGGATGGCAGATCCCAACGCACTGCGCATGGTTATGGCTGCAAGGGATGCGTTCACCTCGGTAGGCATGCCTGAGGCCGATATTGCACTGTATCAGGCTGCGGTTTACCTGGCTCTGGCGCCTAAGAGCAATGCCCTTTATATTATGGAAATGAAGGCAAAAAAACTGATAGCAAAAACAGGGACACCGCCTGTACCCCTTGCCATAAGAAACGCCCCTACAAAACTGATGCAGGAACTTGGCTATGCAAAGGGCTATGCATATGCGCCGGATGACCCCCTGGGGGCGCTTCAAATGGAGTACATGCCGGAAGGTCTTGAAGGGACAAGACTTTACAACCCCGGAAACGAGGGTTTTGAAAAAAGGCTCAAGGAGATAATCGATGCTAGAAACAAGGCTAAGAGAGCTGCATCAGGACAGACTCGCAGACCTGATTAAAAGAGGTGCCCCTTACATCAGAAAGGATCAGATTGAAGCTGATCTCGATGCGTTCGACCCTCAGGTCGTGAAGAATCTGATCAACGGGCTCAACATGTATAAACCGCTCGAAGGTGCAATCGAACCGGTCGAGATAATATCTGCCGGATTTGCTTCAACTGCCGAGGCCGGGCCTTACTTTTCGTCTGGTGAAAATCTTATATCCGAAGGCAAGGTGGCTGTAGTCGTTGTAGCAGGCGGACAGGGTTCGCGACTGGGGGTTTCCGTTCCCAAGGGTACTGTCGAAGTGAGCCCGGTAATGCACAAGAGCCTTTTTCAAATACATTCGGAAAAAATACTTGCCCTTAGAAACCGCTATGGTGCGCCGGTGCATTTTTTCATCATGACATCGAGGATTAACGATAAGGATACAAAAGAGTTTTTTATCAAAAACAATTATTTCGGACTTAATGAAAACGAGGTTCATTTTTTCATACAGGGCATGCTCCCGTCGTTTACCTCTGAAGGCAGATTTGTTCTTTCGCGGACCGGAGGGCTTTTCATGAATCCCGACGGTCACGGCGGCACTTTCGCCGCACTAAGGCGAAACGGATGCATCGAATTAATGAAAAACCTGGGTATTGAAGAGCTGTTTTATTTTCAAGTGGACAACCCGCTGGTCAAGATATGCGACCCGCTTTTTGTGGGTCTGCACAGGGAAAAATCGGCACAGATGTCTTCCAAGATACTCAAGAAAAGAAATCCCGAAGAGAAGGTAGGCGTGATTGCCAGAACAGGCGGCAAGACATGCGTGATCGAATACAGCGACATGCCTCAGGACCTGCTTTATGCAAAGGACGAAAATGGTGACATGAGATACTGGGCAGGTTCGATTGCCATACACATGATAAACGTGTCGTTTGCAGACAGGATAACCTCAGAAGGGCTTTCAATCCCTTTTCACAAGGCGCTCAAAAAGATCCAGACGCTCGATGAGTCAGGCAAGCCGCAGGAAATAATCGGTATCAAGTATGAGGGCTTCGTGTTCGATGCTCTGCCTTTGACCTCGTCATCGGTTACACTGGAGATAAAGAGGGAAGATGAATTCGCACCGGTAAAAAACGCCACAGGGGAAGACTCTCTCGAATCCTCAAAAGAGATGCAGTCCGACCTGCACAGGTCATGGCTTTGCAGTGCAGGCATCAAAGTCCCCCGGGATACACTCGTTGAAATAAGCCCCCTCTTCGCCCTGGATGCAGTAGATGTGAAGAGGCGTGTTTCAGATATTCCGGATATTGCCGGGCGGAACATTTACATAGAATAACCGGAGGCCAGATTGAACCTTCTTACCTCATTTACCGGCTATCTCAAAAAAACATACTGGGGGATTATCATCTGGGTGGGTTCCCTGATGGTACTCGGTTTTGTAGTAATCTTCGCCATGCATTCGTTCAGGATAGTGGAAAGGGAGATGGCCGCCCAGTTTAACCGCGAGCAGGAGCTTCTGGCCGAACAGATGGCAATGGGCATACAGCAGTACATGAACGACATTATCAATGTGATGAGCCTGACGTCACGCATCGAACCTGTTGCGGAAGGTGACAGAGAGCAAATTTCCATAGCCATGAAAAACGCCTACACGTCGCTCAGGAACAAGGTGAACTTCATATTCTGGGAAAATGACACGGGTATAATGCAGTATCATTTTCCCTCGGATGTTCTGCCCGGGATTGACGGCAAGGATTTCAGCTACCGCACCTATTTCAGGGTGGCCCGGCAGATGAAGGTGCCTTATGTGTCTGATATAATTCTTGTCGGCGGAGAGGAAAACCGGAATATTCCGGGCAAGTTCGAGACCTTTGTCATAGTATTTCCGCTTGTAGGGCCGGATAAGAAATTCAACGGGGTCATCGGATGCGCCATCGATATCAAGAACATAACCGCCCAGTATGTCGCAACTGTAAGGCCTTCAAAGACGGGTTACACCTGGCTGGTGGATGAGACCGGCATGCTCCTTTATCATCCCGATCCTTCCATGGTGGGTATGAACATACATGATGTGATACTGAAGATGAAAAACAACGGAATCCCGATTCAGGGCATAGAAGAAGTCAGACAGGAGATGGAGGTCAAAAACAGCGGAAGTTCCGAAATCGTATTTCCTCATTATCCCAATGGAGAGCTTACAAAAAAACTGCTCGCATTTTCTTCCGTTCATTTTCTGAACAGGCGGTGGGTCACTGTCGTCACTTCCCCGTACCGGGAGGTTGTGTACCTCATGCAGGGCACCTTCAAAAACACTCTTACGCTTGGTTCAGTCAGCATAGCATTCATCGTTATAGCCACCCTGTTCCTTTTGAGAATAAACAGGGCGCGCACCAAGGCGGACGAACGCAACAGATGGGCGGACCAGGTGCTGACCGCAAATAAAAGACTTGAAGCAATATTCAACGGCGTTCCCCATTTTCTTGTTACCGTTGACGACAGAATGCTCATCAAGGATGCAAACGAGAATTTCTGCGGCCTTTACAAAAAAGAGCGCAGCAAGGTGACCGGCATGAACTGTATCGACGATTTCGACGAAAAACAGATATTCTGCCCCGAGGAGGTCATACAGGCCGCCTTTGATACCTCGGCAATCCAGACGCTCAGAGACAGGATGATTGAGATCGACGGCGAGAAGAGATATTTTGATATAAGCGCCATACCCCTTGCAGGCATGTCCGGCAGCGTTGATCTTGTGGTACAGTACGGAGTCGAGATAACAGAGAAAAAGGCCCTTACTGAAAAGCTTATTCAAGCGGAGAAGCTTGCCTCTGTAGGTCAGATATCGGCCCACATGGCCCATGAGATCAGGAACCCGCTCACCTCGATAATGCTTCATTCCGAGCTTCTGGAGGATGAAGTTAAGGGGGTTACCGGCGAGAACGCCGAGGCCTTGAGGCTTTTAAAAGTGGTTATCAACGAGATAGACAGGCTCTCGAACATTACCGAGGAATACCTTGCATATGCAAGGCTTCCCATGCCTAAAAAACAGGTGATCGAAGCGGACTCCGTTGTTTCATCGGTACTTGATATGATGCTGCCGGAGATGAGCAGGCGCAATATCATTCTGAAATATACCGAACCTGCGGTTTCAACAAAGATCAACATCGATAACGGGCAGTTCAGGCAGGTGCTTATAAATCTCATCAAGAACGCCATCGATGCTATGCCGTCGGGGGGAGA
This genomic window from Desulfomonilia bacterium contains:
- a CDS encoding acylase, whose amino-acid sequence is MYKRINSYSCISVILITTLSLILTSTVNASEVDPSRTAARYDVRILRDSWGVPHIFGKKDTDAAFGLAYAQAEDDFKTSQLVLMAVNGRLATIAGKKWAGNDYLVQLMRLWDTVNEKYETDLSPETRALCEAYADGVNYYAALHPDEVLPGLPPVSGKHIVAGFVHKMPLMVGADKVLEDLFKDKKPAVSTADNTLALSFKNENFSLYGTRAGSNAFAVSPKRAADGKTLLAINSHQPWEGPVTWYEVQVHSDEGWNMTGGIFPGSPVVFHGHNEYLGWAHTNNYPDLVDTYVLDINPDNPNQYRFDGQWRDLEVRKAPIRVKLFGPIHWTVNMEVCWSVYGPVVRRPHGVYAIRWAGMGDIRQVEQWYRMNKAHTMDQWEQAVRMSTLPMFNCTYADKEGNILYHYQALLPLRAKGFDWKKTVPGNTSQTLWTEYLPYDKLPQVKNPASGFVINCNNTPFHTTLDPENPKKEDYAPEFGIEDRMTNRSMRALALLGADPSITEKAFYTYKYDMAYAPQSKMAGMVSRILALPEPDENTLKDARTTLCNWDLQTNPESRGAALAVLSYMNIVATKGKPEVKDITDEQMRAGFEKAAATLKKNFGRVDVEWNQVNRLIRGHVDLGLGGGPDVLHAVDGDLQKDGRLKGKEGDSYILMVSWDKNGLVHSESIHQYGSATLDESSPHYADQAPLFVKCQLKPVWRDESEIRQHLEKEYRPGEEIRGKK
- a CDS encoding histone-lysine N-methyltransferase yields the protein MARWDDKLKLFYYTPGKNFPSGIEDRKEGNYYRNIFNYEEVPKIDFDMRIIPVQPADDIFITDTTFRDGQQSMTPFSVKQIETIFDFLSRISGENGLIRMSEFFLYTKKDKAAVEACRGKGYKYPKITSWIRAHKDDLKLVKEMEMDETGILTSVSDYHIYLKMGLDRKKALDEYLGIVKEALALGVIPRCHFEDVTRADIFGFCVPLARELMKLSEESGIDVKIRLCDTMGYAVSFPGAALPRSVDKLVRAFIDDAGVPGRLLEWHGHNDFHKGLVNATTAWLYGCHAVNCAILGFGERTGNTPLEAMVFEYLQLRGMDKSVNTVAVTELANYVNSEMNYNIPPNFPYVGENFNVTRAGIHADGLVKNEEIYNIFDTAKILGKPIAIAITDKSGKASLVHWINNHYKLDKDSLIDKRHPGITKMYQQIIKEYEDGRMTTMSDEELEKLTMRFIPQLFLSGFDLIKAEVSEYASKLIEKLLENKNMTSMKRDRMEEALTEFIEQYPFIQFAYVTDMKGIKVTRNITQPEYRGHFLHKIKEHEDCSDREWFRNTVEDGKLHVSGIMSSRITGALIMTVSAPITNEDDDMIGVLGLDIRFEDVVKVIQSVYESQGMAMSPRDIHKYHALMWEEMNKQI
- a CDS encoding LysM peptidoglycan-binding domain-containing protein, with protein sequence MKRLSFFILILLMAAGCATTSKDKKPAGPVQKPETEEALISESLECFKIAAEARKKGNTSDEKAALDLALKYLRGVDSENRQILNDSTERLRSIIAISGFEYASKESNELFLVYMEMQNAYADNDSEKMKALKATFDAKFENARAATAEAKQKKIEALGKEVVIKKDDTRKQGEPDSSSTLPSVYTVKKGDTLPSVASRHDIYNDSFMWPLIYKANRDQIKDPKVLYGGQELKIPRDMSLEEIIQARREAGAGEPEKIPKDALIPRRTK
- the icd gene encoding isocitrate dehydrogenase (NADP(+)); this translates as MTGSKITFENGKLNVPDNPVICFIEGDGIGPDIWKASQAVMDAAVEKAYAGKKKISWHEVLAGEKAFNKTGKWLPEETLKDLEEYLVGIKGPLTTPVGGGIRSLNVTLRQVLDLYACVRPVKYYEGTPAPVKRPELVDITVFRENTEDVYAGFEWQQGTEKAEKLINFLNNELGTKIRPDSGVGIKPISITGTKRLVRMAMEFAVRMKKPVLTLVHKGNIMKYTEGSFRDWGYQLVRDEFSDVAVIESELNGAKVPEGKVLVNDRIADSMFQQVLLRPSEYSVLAVPNLIGDFISDALAAQVGGLGMAPGANIGIPVAVFEATHGTAPKYAGQDKVNPGSLMLSGAMMLDHIGWVEAADLVRKGIAQAISDKKVTYDLERQMDGATLVSCSGFANAIIERM
- a CDS encoding replication-associated recombination protein A, whose protein sequence is MRKSAQPLAFRIRPISLDNLIGQAQAKKYITDFQKGAAKSAILWGPPGSGKTTVATIISNLFPERFNSLSAVTSGLQELRKVTGDADNKAETPIVFIDEIHRYNKAQQDALLPHVESGRIIFIGATTENPSFSIISPLLSRARVVVLKSLSTKEILIILERALTDESLKTLGKEIEPDALASIASAADGDARAALNLLEFIVTRSEDSVIRKADLAGLLERPLYHDRMGDYHYDLISAFHKCVRASDVDASVYWLARMMEAGEDRLYILRRMIRMASEDIGMADPNALRMVMAARDAFTSVGMPEADIALYQAAVYLALAPKSNALYIMEMKAKKLIAKTGTPPVPLAIRNAPTKLMQELGYAKGYAYAPDDPLGALQMEYMPEGLEGTRLYNPGNEGFEKRLKEIIDARNKAKRAASGQTRRPD
- a CDS encoding UTP--glucose-1-phosphate uridylyltransferase produces the protein MLETRLRELHQDRLADLIKRGAPYIRKDQIEADLDAFDPQVVKNLINGLNMYKPLEGAIEPVEIISAGFASTAEAGPYFSSGENLISEGKVAVVVVAGGQGSRLGVSVPKGTVEVSPVMHKSLFQIHSEKILALRNRYGAPVHFFIMTSRINDKDTKEFFIKNNYFGLNENEVHFFIQGMLPSFTSEGRFVLSRTGGLFMNPDGHGGTFAALRRNGCIELMKNLGIEELFYFQVDNPLVKICDPLFVGLHREKSAQMSSKILKKRNPEEKVGVIARTGGKTCVIEYSDMPQDLLYAKDENGDMRYWAGSIAIHMINVSFADRITSEGLSIPFHKALKKIQTLDESGKPQEIIGIKYEGFVFDALPLTSSSVTLEIKREDEFAPVKNATGEDSLESSKEMQSDLHRSWLCSAGIKVPRDTLVEISPLFALDAVDVKRRVSDIPDIAGRNIYIE
- the rpsT gene encoding 30S ribosomal protein S20, with the protein product MANNPSALKRVKQSEKRRIKNKSTRSTINTTIKKAFTLLEEKNTDEARATFKTAVAKLDSAVNKGVLNRNTASRKISRLTKKFNETSTQA